The genomic segment AACAGGGCGAGTGCCAGGTATAAGATCAATACAGAACATCACTTCGCGCTTGGGCGGCATTCCTGGTAACTCAGCAGGAAAGACATCAGGATAATCTCGAACCACAGGAATTTCTTCAGTTTCTAAGGGTAAATCTAGCTTCTCAGTTAAAGCCCAAAGAAATCTGGACTTCACAGAACGCTGACATGGAAATAGGATTGACAATACAGATAAGAAATCCGAGGGTGTGCCTGCTTAAAAGATTATAGTCTCGCCTGAAGGTGCTTCTAAGGTAACAATCTTCCAGAAACAAGATATTACGGCCCGGTACCATTGCAACCAGTCCATGCCAAGGATGACATCGAACACGGGTAAGGGAATTACCATCAGGTTGACTACAAAGTCATCACCTTCTATGGATACCACACAACCTGGACATACCACCGAGCTAAATACCAGACCTCCCGGAGAACTCACTTTAATAGACTAAGATATTTCTCGATTGGATATACTAGCCCTTCTAATGAAGTCGGTGGAAATGAATGAAAAGGTAGCCCCGGAATCGAACAAAACCAAGGCATCGTGTGAATCAACAGGAATGATACCTAAGACCACGTCTGGGTGACCAAGAGAAGAGGTGGTAGGCATGATGTAGATTCCGGCGGGAGTCGAAGAAGTAGCACCTTCCCCGACCTGCTATGGTGGTGGAGCAGTAGGGGGTGCAGGCAACTGGAGCGGGACAAGTGGTGCAGGAAGCTGGGGCATAGGCCAGTAGTATGCTGGAAGTAGAGGCAGGTGTTGCAGAGGGAACTGTGGATCTGGTGCTGGGGAAGCGACCATCATATGAGCTGACCCTCGGGCATTAGAAGTGCGGTCTAAGCCTTGGGGAGAACTGGCAATAGAAGATCCCATCAAGGAAGAACTAGACTGTTGCCACTTGATGAGGGGATTTGGGTCCATCTTGCAAAACACTTCCATGTGTCCCTCCTTGCCACACTTACGACATGCTCCGGGAAAACCACATTCTGAGGAATGATGAGGTTTTCCACACTTGAAGCAAATCAGACCCTATCCTGGAACCGGACGCACAAACAAGGTTCCTGAAGGGCGTTGGATCGAGAAAGATTGGGTTCCCGATTGCTtgggcttgaaagattgagacTGCTGGGATTGTTGATTTGACCTAAACTTCTTGGAAGGATATCACTGGGAAGACTCTCCTCCCTCCTGGGGACCCCTCTTGTAATCGCCTCCTGGGGTACTTGCACTCCCAGTACGTTTCTGCTGCTCTGCGGTAAGCTGCATTTCCAACTCCATTCCTCTAGCCTCTTCAACAGCAGTAAGATAAGTACTGGACGGATTCCTCCCCATCACCTCTCAATAGCGTACTTTAAGTCCTCTAAAGAACTTCCTTGCCTTTTCACGCTCATCACATGCCACGCTGGGCACGAAACAAACGATATTGCTGAATTCTCGCTCATATTCATCCACTGTCTTGCTCCCTTGCTGAATATGGTTCATCGCGTCATTCATCCTATCTCTGAATGAGAAGGAATAGTACCTGGCCATAAATTGTTGTAGAAATACCTCCCAGGTGATGTTACCCTGAGCAGGCGTCCATGCCACAATTACTCCATCCCACCAAATGTCTGCCTGACAAAACAACTGGTGTGGAATGAGCTTAGCCTTCTCCTCAGGCGTCATCCGACACCCATTCATGACCTTCTCTATCTTGCGCAACCAACTGGTAGCATCCGTTGGCGTTCCCGACCCATCAAAGGCATCCAATCGCATAGAGATCCATCTTGGGTACGTCATCCTCTAAACTGCGGGGACCACTTGGACAGCATCagcagctccagctccagccaCGGAGTGATCCGCAAGAACCCGTCTTTCTTGATTTCCTTCCCTCATCTGTTCTGGTGCCCCAACTTGGCCAGTCCAACTGCCAGTGCAACCCCAACCACGACCAGCAATGCGGCCACCATGGGCACCTCCACGGGCACCTCCACGAGCACCTCCACGACCTCTCATTCTCGGAGGCATAGCTCTAAGTAACCTAATGTTAATAAGGGCACGATCAACATAAAGTTATCGTATCCAAAGGGAACACATAAGAAAAACATAATTCCGAACGGAAACGTAAATGCAATGCATGCCCATACAACCCATTCTATTGTGCACAATGTGTCAGTTTTTAATTGGTTCAGCCTGTATCAAGTTTTAATAACAATTAGCCTAAGTTAACCATTAACTACTTACCAAGGATCTACTATCAGCTCTGATACTAACTTCATCCCAACAAAGTGGTGATCTGCATTTCCGTCAATAAAGAGCTTCAAAAGGTGCGGCACGAATGCTTGCATGATAACTGTTCTTGTAAGCAAACTTCACTAGTGGCAAGTGATCACACTTAAATAACTTTATAGTTGTATTCGTAACCCTTTAACATCGTACTTGGTTATTTTGGTCAGTTTGTAGCTCGTGACTGCTTTTGGTGTAATGTAACGAGTTCATGAGTTGTTACGGTACTAGTTTTAGACTGTTATGTTTACTTCCCGTTTATATATTTTCTGTCTGTGATAAATACAGTTTGCTTGTCCTGAAAAACATTGAATACAGAGGGAAACTCTGTCaaaaattcttataattttCAAATTAGTTAGGTCTAGATGAGAGTCGATAGCGATGTGGGTTTGTTGAAACCCGGGGCGTTACAAATCTCCTACAACATTACCCGGGACAAAATTTGGGCATTCATGGATTTCGGTATTTTCCGGTTTGAGCTTCCTGAACAGACGCCGAAGCCTACCATGGTCACACTGAAGATCACTGAGAAATCTCAGGCGCAGCACCTCTGCCTCCCAGCCCTCTTCGTATCCGAGCGTCGTCAGCCTCCCACCCCTGATGTAGAGCTTCTTGACTCCCGTCGGTCGAACCCACTGCGCAAAGTCGGCGAGCGGGAAGCAATGGAGGTCTAGCTTCTTCAGGTTGGGAGGAAGGGCATACTTCATCGTCGCCACCGAATGACGAGGTGATGCTTTTGTGTTCCCGTTCTTCACAGAAGCCAGCACACCCCAGCTGATTTTCAAGGACTCGAGCGCCTTGAGCTCGGCCAATTTCAGGAACTCATCCTCCGTAGGCACGGCCATTTTGCCGACGACGATGCCGAGCTTCCTGAGCTTCTCCAGCTTTGTGAGTTCATTCAGATGGCAGAGATCTCTGCTGTTGGAGTTGGCAACCACAAACCCCTTGAGAATCTCGAGCCGTGTGAGCTGGCCGAGCCCTCTCGGCATGCTGACGAGCAGGTGGCACTCAGACAAGTCGAGGTACTCCAGCCGATCGAGCTTGGTGATGCCCTGCCCCAGTTCTTCCAGGTTGTGGCATGCCCGGAGGTCCAGCACCACGAGCTCGCGTAGCTTGCCGATGGAGTCGGGCAAGGACTTGATTCTTGAAATCCCCCGGAAGCTGAGGTACCTGAGGTTCTTGCAGCTCGCCATGTCGCGGAGGCGCTCCACGCCGCTGATCTCGATGTGGCTGTCCATGGGGTTGGCGATCTGCTCGCGGGTGCTGAACTCCCTCCACTGCCCGAGCTGCAGCACGCGCAGGTCCTTCTTCCCAGCGAACCAGCGCTCGCCGAGCTCGACGTACTTCTGGCCAATGTTGTATATGGCTCGCACCGCGGCGCTGAACTCCGGCGGCTGCGCCTTGCCGCCGCGCAGGCATGCGCGGCGAGCGAACGCGACGTCGCCGGCGTTCAGCTCGAGGAACCCTTTGTGCCTAGCGATTCTGACGAGATTTTCGCGTATCAGCGGCCGCACCGTGCACCAGTGGACCGTGTCACAGAGCGCGGTGGGACCTGCGACGACGAGTTTATTCTCGATGAGCTCGTGGAAGCAGCTCTTGCCCTCGTCGGCGGAACGGACGAAGCCTTCGCCGATCCACCAGTGGAGGAGCAGGCGCTTCTTGATGACGGCACCCTCCGGGAAGGCGGCGAGGCAGAGCACGCAGCCGCGCAGGTGCTCCTTGAGGCTGCCCACGTAGGACCTGACGTTTCCCATCTCCGGGCTACGGTGGATCTCGCCCTTCTTCGTGGGCATCACCGTGCCCGCGCCCGGAGCAGACAGCTGTGTGGGAGGTGCAGTGAAAGACTCACCCCCGGCGCCGTCGTCGCACGGGAAGTTGTATACCTCGCGGATGCTGGTCTTTATGGCGCCGATGCCGGCGTCGACGGCGAGGAGCTCCGCGTAGATGCGCTCCGCGTCAGGCGGCTCGTGCTGGAGCGCGTCGTCGAGGTGCTGCTCGACGGGGTCGAAGCTGTAGCGGATGCGCCTCTCGGCGTCGTCGATGCGCCGGAAGACACCCTCCAGCTGCACCATCTCCCGGCGGACCTTCTCCAGCAGCGCCCGGGCTGGGGCTCGGAGTGTAGCGTCTCCTGCAGCagaggcagcggtggcaggAGGCGGAGGGCTTCGTCGGATGGTGGCCGGTGGTGGTGCGGCGGAGTCTAGCAAGGTGCTGATGTTGGTGAGGCGGGCAAGGAGCGGGACGAGGatgtcctcctcgacgccgcgGGATGTGGCGTCTCCCTGAGCTAGGACGGACATGGCGCGCGGCCGGCGTTGGGGAGAGAACAGGCGATGGAGTCCTCCGCTCACAATTCAAAGGGTGTGGGTCCCGCTAAAAATCTCTTCCGGTCCCACAACATTTTCTTAACATTTCTCCCGGGCGGCCCTATTACCATTACCACCGAGGAATTTGCGAGGAACTTTACAATCTCATGGAGCACGGAGTCGACAATGAAATTTCTTCAACATGTCAATGACAATGAAAGTTGAGTTAACAACGGGGCCAATAAAATGTCACCTATCAGTACGGTCTGATCCCGTGTGAATAGAAAACCAACCAAACCGACGAGGTGAGAGAAGATTCCAAGAAACTCTTTGGTCAATACAACAGAGTTCAAGAGCGGGTGAAAATGATTGTTGCCGAGTGTTTCTCGGTTCTCCGTTCGTTTTTTCCTGCCTGGGTCCCATGCGTGGAGTAGTAAATGCTGACTGAACCATTCGAGTCTATTTTCCCAACTTTCCAAAATGGGAATAAGGGCAACGATGATTCCTATCGCTCCCGAGCATGCTCTTAGATTCGCATCGCATCTGCTTAAGAAAACTTCCCTcaaatttttagcaacatatgCTAAGTGACGAAATCATCAAACTTTTACCATGTGTTCTTAGAATCATCTACAATTTTAGGAAAACGACGTGAATTATTTGAACTTATTAAGTACAAAGTTCGAGAACTAAATCAGGTTAAAAGATATACAAAAGCACTGTGCTCCCTCGCCATCTGGAAAAAACTGGTCCATTTGGATGTCATAGCTTTTaaagtaaaaaaatttaaaaatctataactagtttgacatatgttaaaaaaatataacttctagtgtatattttaaaaatctataactattttgacatatattataagaaattataaatttttttactatGAGCTCACCTATCATCCTTTATGTCATGTAATAGGAGGATTAAACATGTGTCCACCTGTTACTAGAGGATGATATGTACGCTCACGgtgagaaaattgtaatttttttaatatatatcaaaatagttgtaggtttttaaaataGTTACTgtaagttatatttttttaatatatgtcaaaatagttgtagtttttgaaatttactttAACTTTTATAAACCATGATGTCGAAAAACTACAATTTTAAAAAACAGATTCATGTAATACTGAGATTTAGAAAAAAGTTCTTGGTGGAGTTTCCAAAACTTTTAAAAAACACATTTTGTCGATAATATAGttttaaaaattacaagatttgtTACGTTCAAATACCTCCAAGCTTTACAAAATCAAAGTATTTTACAAAactttagtattttttttttcaaaacttcaAAAATACGTTGCATCCAAACAGAGCTCAAACTGCATATTTGTCGTTAAAACCTTTTTTTGGGTTTTTAAGTCTTTAAGACCCAAACACGCCTCTGCCGCCCGCCCGTCCGTCGCCTGCGACACTCCTCCGCCCACCAGCAGTCGCAAACACGCAACTCCTCCGCCGTCGACTCGCCTACCCGCCGCTGCGTCTCCTCCGCATCCAGACCGGCCGCAATTGTTGCCGCCGCCTCACCGCAGCTCCTCGCCGCACCGGTTTGCCCGCCCGCAGGCTCCTTCCCCGCCGTGCACGCCCGACCACCGGTGGGTCTTTCCCCGTCAGCCGCTCCTCTCGCCGGGCTCACCCGCCCGTGCGATGGAGCCCTCCGTCAGGCTGGGAGATGGGATTGGATCATTGGATAAGGTAAGGGAGGAGCTGTTTCGTCTATTTACATAATATAAAccttcattttgtttttttttttggtgcacAAAAGCTAACAGCAACTAACATAAATTCAACTCAGTGGCAGACAAATTAGATTGGGATGAGTTTCAATGGCAATTCTGGAAATTTAAAGGATGAAATAATCGTAAATATGTATTTGGATCATACCGACTTGCTTCAATTTTTGCCCAATCCCCCATCAGTTTCGTATAGAACCCAGCAAATATGGCAGATGCTATATCTCAGTGCTGAAAACGGTGATTTTCTCGGTCAACGAGCACAGTCACACTATTTTCATCTAACAACTagcctctttcttcttccacCTAACGCCAGGAAATTTACTTTTCTCGGTGGCGCATGCCAAAACACCATCGTACCGGATGCTCTCTCCCGTTTTCCACCCGGGCCTACACGCATAGATGCAAACTTTAGTTCCGCTATGAACAGTACCGAGAGATttaaaaaaggcaaaaaaaaatcgatTTTTTATATGCTCTATAATTTataagcaacctattttaattggattcatctaaaaatcttatgtataattcaaactaaaattctccaaaagacgttattttttaacatttagtattttttaaggcctcacaacaattccaaaaaatctgagaaaattcactaatatttctctaacgtgatgtactaatttctaaatttatctCTCACCCTAGGTTATAagatgaaaaattaagttttttTGTAATATTCATTTATTAGTACAAGATTTTGTCCTAATAAATGGGCATTCCAAAAGAACTcaattttttaccatataaatTAGGGTAGGagataaatttagaaattagtacatcacctTAGACGCtaatttttttaccatataatttAGGATAGGAACTCAATTTTCATCCAACAGCTagcctctttcttcttcctcctgacGCCAGTTCGCTCCCCTGCCTCCCACTCACTTCCAGCTGTCTCCATTGGCGTTCCCACCCGCTGGATCTGCGCTCGCTATCCCGCCACGCTAACCTCTCCATTTTCGCACTCCTCCGCCCCACGTTAGCCCACCGGCCATCCTCCGCCACCCGTGGCTGGCGGTGCTTCCGCCGCCTCGCAGCCCTACCGCCACCTTCTCCGCCTCGGAGATTCTTCTAATCCCAAAATCTATGAAATCCTCCTAAACCCGAAAACCCCTCTTCCCTAACTTATCACTGAGCACCTGTCGTAGATTTCAGGCAATTGAAATTTAGGAGGTGTGAGCAAATATAGTTCAAGATGATGGTGTCATTCTCTAGGCGAGCGAGGAACATTCAAACATtccactttttttttatcaccatCATGTGCCGGCTAGGAACTCCTCTATAGTATATACCCTTCTCTGTTTTGAAGCAGCCTTTGCTGTTCTTCCTTCTGATCGCGTTTGACAAATTCTCACTTGATTGCATCCCCTCTCTCGTGTATGCGAGCTGTAGCACTCCAGTGGCAACGAGTAGCAATAGCAGGGCGAGGAGGGGGCATGGAAGGGGCCGCTGATCTGCAAAGAGTGCTGGACATGCTGCGCTCGGCGCGCATGGAGAAGCAGTTCTGGCGTCTGCGCGCCTGCATTCTGCTCCCGGAGCTGCGTTCCGCTGTCTCGCTCGTCCACACCGACGCCACCGTCTCCAGGGGGACAAGCCTGAAGCTCATGTTCTGTGTCAAGTCCCTGGCCGCCCCCCTGCGTGAGCTGCTGGAAGAAGTGCTGCGCATGGAGGTAAGAGCCGAGCAATGGCACCAGGTGCCTGCTGCCCTGTACAGGTACCTCGTTTTCCGCTCGGACACCATTCGTGATCTAAGGAAGTTCTTACGCAAGTTCAGATCACTGGCGTCTTACGTGGGGCTGGAATACACTCCTCAGCTTCCTCGGAGGCAGGATAGCTCCTCCTCGTCCGGCAGTGATGGTGCCCGTGCTCGAGACGCCCTCCGAGAGCCAATGGTGGGGAGATCTGAGATGCTGGATAAGATGGTTAGCATGTTGCTCGCCGATAGAACTGGTGACAGAGGGCTATTGGTGATGCCCATTGTAGGGGGGCCTGGTGTTGGAAAGACTCGCCTAGCCAAGGCCATAATGGACGATGACAGGGTCAAGCACAAGTTCCATGTGCGGCTCGTGGTGCCAGTAACTCGGCATTACTGCCTCGAGAGGATCTTGATGCTGATGGTCTCCCCGGAGAGGCGTGCGGATGTTCAATCTTCTCCAGAAGCAATGGCGATCCACATCGACGCCATGCTGAGCGAAGGGGACTATCTGCTTGTTCTGGATGATGTGTGGAGCGACAACAAAGGCAAGTGGCAGGAAATAGGCACTGTGATGAAGGCTCTGCCTTCGAATGGCAGGGTAGTCCTCACCACCCGGACCCCTGATATTGCAGCCAAGCTTGCCACCATTGTGGAAACCGCTGACACCAAGCCCTTCTACCTGCAGCCTCTGGAGCAGGAATTCTCCCCTGCATTCGTGGCTAAATGGATAGCCACATGCCACGGTGACTGGCCCTCTGAGCTCGTTACACAAGCTGGCACGAAGATCGCCAGTAAATGTGGTGGCGTGCCCTTGCTATTGAATTATGCGCGTCGTTTTTTCTGCCAACCTCAGGGCATGCAGTTCTGGCAAGGGTTTCTAGGAAATACTGATAACAGGATTCATCCGGACATGTTCTGGCGAGAGCTGCTGGAGTGCATCGATGATCTTTCCCACGACAAGTTCTGGCAGCGATTTCTGGGGCATTCTCCTGAACATCCTGCTGGTAATCTAGTTTCGGAGAGTGCCTCTGCCAGCTACCAACATCTCCCACCTGACTTACGGGGTTGCTTTTTGTATTGCTCCATGTTCCCTTCAGATTACGACTTTGATGTTGAAGAACTAGCTGATCTTTTGGCAGCGGGAGGCTACATACCACCCATAGTAGCCAAAGCCCAACAGAAAGGGTTTCTCCATCAGCTCCTTGATGAGTGTTTTTACCCGCtgcaacaacatgaatatggaGACAATCCTACATACAGGATGCACAAGGTACTGCACGTCTTTGCGCAGAACATGGAATGGAAATTCAGTTCGATTTTCAGAGCTGATCAGGCAACTCAGGTTTCTACTGAAACTAGAGCTCGGAGTTCTATTCGACGTGCATCACTAATTGTTCATCCTTTGACTGCATCGTTTCCTAGAAGCTTGTTTGAATGCAAAGACTTAGGAGCGGTGGTGTTACTTCAAGAAAGACCAATGTGCCCACCCGAGCAGATGCAATGTGAGATTCCTCTAAAAAATTTCCAGTCATTTAAGTTTATACATACCTTGAGTTTTAGAGCTACTAAGGTCAGGATGCTTCCTACTAAATTTTTGCTGCCCCACCACATGAAATACCTCAACCTTTCGAacacaaatattgagaaaattcCCAGATCAATTTCTAGATTGCTGTCTCTTCAAACACTCATACTCTcacactgtgaaaagctccgaAAATTGCATAGGAACACAACCAAGCTCTCCCTGTTACAAAAGTTGGACCTAGAAGGCTGTTTCAATCTTGTTGAGTTGCCTCGAGGCATGAGTAAAATGAGAAGTCTTGAGTATCTAAATGTTACCGAGTGCTCATCGCTCACTCAGCTGCCCCGTGGGATGGGCCAACTGAAAAGTCTACAAATGTTGTTGGGGTACATTGTATCCTACACTGATGGAAGTTCAATGTCAGAGTTGCAATCGTTGGCAAACCTCCATAGGCTAAGTCTGCAAAGCCTTGAAAAGGTTTCAGACCTTTTAGATGTAAGATATGCAAGGTTGCAACATAAGACAAAGCTCGAGTCATTGTCATTGCGGTGGAATATGGATGACTCAAATAATAACACTCCAGCTTATGCAGTACTTGAATCTCTTCAGCCTCATCGACGTCTGAAAGCATTGGAAATTTTTGCATATCAAGGGAAGAAGCTTCCGTTATGGATGACAACCACTGAACCATATCTCATGTCCCTTGTAGAGATCAAGCTGATTAATCTGAGGTCATGTGAAGAAGTATTGCCTCCACTAGGGCTACTGCCATGTCTGAAGATTGCAGAGATAAGTGGAACTGAAACAATATGCAGTATCAATGATAATTTCTGCGGCCATAACGGCGTATTTCCATCACTGGAGAAACTAACTTTCTCGTATATGCATAACCTTGAAGTCTGGGAACAGGGGCACAGGGCGGATATGTTTCCCCGTCTTGCAGAATTGGCAATCATCCAATGCCCCAAATTTAGAGCATTGCATATGGAGCTCCCATCAGTTGAGAAGCTGATACTTTGGATGAGCAACAAGGTGCTGCATGGCCTGAAAGGAGCCCTGCGAGGTGTGGCCAAGAACCTGGAGCATATATCGATTTCTTTTAGTGAAGAGCTGCTAGCTTCTTCAGACTGTGAGGGCCTGAAGGATCTTGGTAAGCTCACCAAGTTGGACATATGTGGGTGCGACGAGCTGACATGTCTCCCTCAGAGTTTGCAGTATCTTTCCTCCATCAGAAGCTTGGCAATTGACAACTGCAGCAAACTGAAGACTTTACCAGATTGGTTGGAGAACCTACCTTCTCTTCAAATCATGCGTTTGTCATGCTGTCCTGTGCTAAGTTACATCCCTGGAAACTTGCAACAACGTCCTGGCTTTATTATATATGTTGAGAACTGCCCTAATTTACCAGAAGAACCTATTCTCAATTTCCCAGCACAATCATCAGGCATGTTGACTCGTGAGTGCATTCTTTCATGAGAGTTATGTttatttgagctaatttgatgtcGGTCATAGTTATCTTAGTTGTCTTGAGAAAAAATAGCCGGTGGTATTGTCATCTTTACATCTGAATGTGGTCTATCATATATTTCACCACCAGGAAATGGCATGGAATTTTCCTTTTACAAACTCTCGTTTGCTAAATTTGCAATTTGGGTCATGCAGTTTGTCGTGCTTTTAACTCATTTATGTTGTTGGAAAACATATATTGTCATTTTACTCATTTACTCTACCTGCACCTGCGCCATGCAATTGTAGGAAAGCCTGAAGCTACTCGAGTCGACAAAGGGAAAGAAATCGCCTCTGAAGATTCTGCGTTGTCTGGACGATGCACGTGAAGGCTAACTTGCACCAACCATGAAGAGTGCTCATACTCATACCCCCCTCCCCAGTCGCCACCCCACCCATCCAAAGAGAAAAATGCCTGACTTCTGAAGACAACAGGAGAAAAACGGAGTTGGGTGTTAGACTTACTTTCTCGGTTTTGCAATAATCTTCTCCAAATTGGCAGAATCCCAGATGGAAATGTTACTGCAGCAGGGATTCGTCAGCAGATCTCCCGATCGGCATCAACGAAGATCGCCTTCGATGGATTACAGGATAATTGTTCTTCTGATGCTCTAGCTATGAAGcacttgaattttgaaaatCGATAATGGTTGTTCCGATGCTCTAGCTATGGTTGTCAAGAACCTGGGCGGTGTTCTCCGTTCCTTTCATTGTAAGCACCTGACCTGATTAACATGGAAGTTCGTACAGATTTCAGTTGCGCTGCTTCAGGTTCCCTCCTCGTTGATCTTGTTCCAGATATGTACCGCTCGACGGAACCGAACCGGCACCGGCGGTCTAGGTAGACCTGCACCGCGTGGTCGCGGATTGCTccatgcggcggcggcggcggcggtggcgcaggTCCGACAGCTCATCTGCCTCTGGGACATCGTCATGGCTCCAGTGGCTGCGCATCCTGCCGCAGATGTGGATTGCCGGGCGGTGGGATGGCGAGCGCCGACGAGGCAGCACGGCGCAGGCGGTGGTTGTTGGGTTCGCGGCGGGGATGCAGCTCAAAAATCTCTTCACCTCGTCTGTTCGAATACAGTTGGATACCAGATATTTACCAGAAAGGCAGAAAGCTCATTTCATAAGAAAGCAGTCAATAATCAGTAACTGCAATTTTACTACTATCCAGGTCTAAGAATCATTCCAGGTCCTCACAAACGCAGAGAGCACGATTACACGAGGCCATCGAGGGTGGGATTTGCAACTACCCACTACTCCACTACTAAAAGTGTCGTTCCAAGATTCAGCTATGCAGTTGTTTTCCAAAGAAGCATAACTGCATAAAAGCACCTCTTCGTAGTCACTAAGAACATGTACATCCGTTATCATTTCTATTCTAGATTCTCACGTCCGGATCCATGCAGTCCCTCCGCCCAAATTGAGATCTTGGTGAGCATCACCGGCCAACCTCCGAATTTGGCGATGGCCCGCAGCCGACGCAACAATCCACGCACACCGGGTGACGTCACGCCGCAATGAACAATAATAGTGTCAACGTGGATACCAACGAGACGAAAACCGCGTCAAAAACCTGGTTAAAGGGTTAAATAAacagttttgtaaaatttaagGTCTAAAATACCTATTTTTTTAGTCCAGAGTTTTACGTATGCACTAATCGATAGTTCAGGAGTTATATAAACTTTTTCCTTAATAAATAGAATAACGAATTTCTAATTCCACGTGGCAACATTTCATTGGGCCAATGCCGTGACCCACACCCACCCATCATCTCTCTATCACCATCTCTCTTATAAACACCAGCAGaaaaaatagctcaaaaaaTACCCctaaaaaatcaataattacACAAACACCTCTCGTCCACCTCCCCCGACCCCAGATGCCGgccacggcgagcggcggcgcgcGGCCGGAGGAGGCGACCACACCATCGGCGTCGACGTCCGCGGCGTCATGCATGGGGACGAGGCCGGAGGAGCTGACGGCGAGGCTGGCGGCCGCGGGACCCGCCGCGGGCGCCGGCGGCGTAGAGGGGATGGAGCACGAGCGTGTGCGCGCGCTTCGCGAGATCAAGAACCAGATCATCGGGAACCGGACCAAGAAGCTGCTCTACCTCCGCCTGGGCGCCGTGCCTGCGGTCGTGGCGGCGCTGGCCGAGCCTGGGGCGTCGCCGGCGGCGCTCGTgcaggcggcggccgcggcgggaaGCTTCGCGTGCGGCCTGGACGACGGCGCGCGTGCCGTGC from the Phragmites australis chromosome 19, lpPhrAust1.1, whole genome shotgun sequence genome contains:
- the LOC133900021 gene encoding disease resistance RPP13-like protein 4; this translates as MSVLAQGDATSRGVEEDILVPLLARLTNISTLLDSAAPPPATIRRSPPPPATAASAAGDATLRAPARALLEKVRREMVQLEGVFRRIDDAERRIRYSFDPVEQHLDDALQHEPPDAERIYAELLAVDAGIGAIKTSIREVYNFPCDDGAGGESFTAPPTQLSAPGAGTVMPTKKGEIHRSPEMGNVRSYVGSLKEHLRGCVLCLAAFPEGAVIKKRLLLHWWIGEGFVRSADEGKSCFHELIENKLVVAGPTALCDTVHWCTVRPLIRENLVRIARHKGFLELNAGDVAFARRACLRGGKAQPPEFSAAVRAIYNIGQKYVELGERWFAGKKDLRVLQLGQWREFSTREQIANPMDSHIEISGVERLRDMASCKNLRYLSFRGISRIKSLPDSIGKLRELVVLDLRACHNLEELGQGITKLDRLEYLDLSECHLLVSMPRGLGQLTRLEILKGFVVANSNSRDLCHLNELTKLEKLRKLGIVVGKMAVPTEDEFLKLAELKALESLKISWGVLASVKNGNTKASPRHSVATMKYALPPNLKKLDLHCFPLADFAQWVRPTGVKKLYIRGGRLTTLGYEEGWEAEVLRLRFLSDLQCDHGRLRRLFRKLKPENTEIHECPNFVPGNVVGDL
- the LOC133900014 gene encoding putative disease resistance protein RGA3, with protein sequence MEGAADLQRVLDMLRSARMEKQFWRLRACILLPELRSAVSLVHTDATVSRGTSLKLMFCVKSLAAPLRELLEEVLRMEVRAEQWHQVPAALYRYLVFRSDTIRDLRKFLRKFRSLASYVGLEYTPQLPRRQDSSSSSGSDGARARDALREPMVGRSEMLDKMVSMLLADRTGDRGLLVMPIVGGPGVGKTRLAKAIMDDDRVKHKFHVRLVVPVTRHYCLERILMLMVSPERRADVQSSPEAMAIHIDAMLSEGDYLLVLDDVWSDNKGKWQEIGTVMKALPSNGRVVLTTRTPDIAAKLATIVETADTKPFYLQPLEQEFSPAFVAKWIATCHGDWPSELVTQAGTKIASKCGGVPLLLNYARRFFCQPQGMQFWQGFLGNTDNRIHPDMFWRELLECIDDLSHDKFWQRFLGHSPEHPAGNLVSESASASYQHLPPDLRGCFLYCSMFPSDYDFDVEELADLLAAGGYIPPIVAKAQQKGFLHQLLDECFYPLQQHEYGDNPTYRMHKVLHVFAQNMEWKFSSIFRADQATQVSTETRARSSIRRASLIVHPLTASFPRSLFECKDLGAVVLLQERPMCPPEQMQCEIPLKNFQSFKFIHTLSFRATKVRMLPTKFLLPHHMKYLNLSNTNIEKIPRSISRLLSLQTLILSHCEKLRKLHRNTTKLSLLQKLDLEGCFNLVELPRGMSKMRSLEYLNVTECSSLTQLPRGMGQLKSLQMLLGYIVSYTDGSSMSELQSLANLHRLSLQSLEKVSDLLDVRYARLQHKTKLESLSLRWNMDDSNNNTPAYAVLESLQPHRRLKALEIFAYQGKKLPLWMTTTEPYLMSLVEIKLINLRSCEEVLPPLGLLPCLKIAEISGTETICSINDNFCGHNGVFPSLEKLTFSYMHNLEVWEQGHRADMFPRLAELAIIQCPKFRALHMELPSVEKLILWMSNKVLHGLKGALRGVAKNLEHISISFSEELLASSDCEGLKDLGKLTKLDICGCDELTCLPQSLQYLSSIRSLAIDNCSKLKTLPDWLENLPSLQIMRLSCCPVLSYIPGNLQQRPGFIIYVENCPNLPEEPILNFPAQSSGMLTRKPEATRVDKGKEIASEDSALSGRCT